tcccccctttccccttccccctccccctcccctcccccttcgtATACCCTTTGCCTCCCCCCAACAAAAatgcgttttctttttttttaattatatattttttattaaagttaaagTAAGggtaaatttagaataaattaaaaaattttattaaaaaggacgattttaaaatgaaatgcaatattaaggacgattttaagtcGAAAATTACAtcagggacggtttcgattctggcgctaaactttagggaccaaaacagtACTTACCCCGATAATATACGACACTATAATTTTCTGCATCATCCTTCTGTGTATCCCCCTCCACCTGCACGGATATGCTAATATATAATACATGTGACTTGATTCATTCATTCAGCATATACTCAAGTTAGTTAGGAACTTACTAATTTAATTGATTAACCTGTACATGCATTAGTTGGTAACTAaagtaattagttagttagttcttagacaattttgaaaaattgattaaGTTAGTTGAGGAAATTGTTAATTGGCTAGACAAGTATACATTTACACAATATAACTAACTGCAGTGGTTTTTTTTTCCTGCTTAATTCATTTTCCCCAATTCACATTCAATAACcctatttctttttttctctttcttcatctcAGTTCTTTGCTCctgctctctctttctttctgatTCTTCAACCTCTCATCTCCATTCATTCCTTCTCTCTGGAACTCACTCAACAGAGATTGATGAGAGCTCATCACCTCTACGCATGTTTTCACATGGTGCGGTGAGCATGAAAGAGGTGATAGTTTCCGATCAACGAGTTTAGGAGAGAAAGTTCTAATTTTGCCTCTGCGAGTTCATCAATCGATCTCTGAATCAATTCTCCAGCGTTCTTATCTTCAATCTCCCGACGTTCTTGATCTCCATCAAAAAGTGAAAATAACGGTGAACAATGACTAACGTCGGCTGAGATCTAACTGATAGATCTTCAAATCCACTGCTGCCTGGATCGATGGATGTTCATCAACTCGCGAATCTACTGAATCAACTATCTACGCTGCAAGCTCAAATCTCAAGAGTTGGTGCGAGTCCGGTTACTGATCCTGTGAGTCCGTATTTCATACATCCAGGTGAGAGTCTTAGAACGCCTTTGATCTCGGTTACTTTGAATGCGATTAATTACCATAGTTGGAGTAGAGAGATGTTGTTAGCCTTgaagttgaaaaataaattgtAGTTTATAGATGGATCAATAAGAAAACCAGAACCGAATGATGCATTGTATGAATCTTGGGAGAGATCTAACACTTTAGTGGTTTCGTGGATAAATCACTCACTTAGTGCTGAAATTTCTGCGAGTGTGATATGGAATAACGTTGCTTTGGATTTATGGAAGGATCTTAAGCACAGATATTGCCAAGGGGATAGATTTAGAGTGGCTGAGTTAGAAGAAGAAATGTATCAAATGAAACAAGGGGAACTTACTGTAACAGCATATTTTACCAAGTTGAAATCAATATGGGAGCAACTTAGCAGCTTCAGGCCAGTTCCCGACTGTGTCATGTGTTCCGAGACGTGCAAATGTGGCCTGGACAAAATGAGAGAATATAGAGATGAGAATTACATTATGCGACTCTTACGAGGACTAAATAAACAATACTCGAATGTAAGATCAAATATCATGCTGATGAATCCTCTGCCAGATGTGAACACTGCATTCTCGTTGCTTACACAACAGAAAAAGTAGTTCAGCATTGTGGATCCTAGTGACTACAAAATTTTCAAATGTGGATGGTGTTGGAAGAGGTAGAGGAAGAGAAGGAAATCAAGGTGGAAGAGCAAATACCAGAGGTAGAGGTAGAGGATCCAGAATGTAGTGTACCTATTGTGACAGAACGGGGCACATTGTGGATACTTGCTACAAGAAATACGGCTTGCCTCTGCACCTAAAACAGAAGCAACAAACAAACATAAATTTTACAGATGCTGAAGAGAAAAGTGGTGAAATAAGTGGCAGCAACCACTCTGTTAGTCAACTAGAAGAGAGTGAAACCACAAGTGTTGAATTAACTACGAGCCAAAGGCAAGCTTTGATGACACTTCTCAAAGGACAAGGAGCTCATCAGATTTCTCACAATGCACAGCAGGATCAGAACCCATCCAAACTCATTTTGGGTCAAGGTAAAATCCATTTATTACAATTCAATGCAATGATTTTATCACTGGTTTGGCCAAAATCTCCTCTTTGGGTCATTGACACTGGAGCTATAGATCATGTCTCTTTCGATCTGATGATTTCTTTACCTATCAAAAAGTAAAACCTCTGATTGTTAAATTGCCTGATGGTAGCTCAATACAAGTAGCATTGTTGGCTCCGTCATGTTCTCTAACAatctgattttaactaatgtgCTCTTCATTTCTACATTTGATTTCAAATTGATTTCGGTGTCAAAActaaccaaattttcaaaatgcaAATTGCATATCGATGATGAACAATGTGAAATCCAAGATCGAGCTACAATGAGGACGATTGGTGTAGCTAAATGTGCAGATAGATTATATACAATGAGTAGTCCTATAAGGCATTCTAGCAGTTTAGATTCTGTAATATTACCATCACATACGTTGAATACATTAGTTCATAATAAGCATTCAAATGCATTCCCCATTGTTGATAAGCAACTGTGGCACCTTAGATTAGGTCACTTACCTTTGAATAAAATTGTAATGATGCAGAAAGATTTTCCATACATTTTTTGCAAAGAGAATTCAAACTCTATTAGCCGTTGTGATGCATGCCATATGGCGAAACAAAAGAAATTGTCATTTTCATATAGCTTCAGTGAATCAGAAAATTTTTTTGATCTTATACACATGGACATTTGGGGACGGCTCTCTATCCCTTCAAGTTTAGGTCACAAATACTTCTTGACTGTTGTTGATGACAAAAGTCGATACACTTGgacttattttatgaaattaaaatctgaagcATCAACTCTTTTACAAAATTTTGTGCAATTTGCCAAAGTTCAGTTCAATGCACAAATCAAGTGCATCCGAATTGACAATGGACCTAAATTTATACTTAGAGAATACTTTGCCAAGAGCAGAATTATTCACCAAACTACTTGTGTGGAAACCCCACAGCAGAATAGAATTATTGAGCACAAGCATCAACACATTCTGGGCGTAGCTAGAGCTTTGCTGTTTCATTCAAAACTATCAAAAATTTTTTGGTAATTTGCCATATCTCATGTTGTTCACCTAATCAATTGGGTCCCAAGTAGTTTGTTGAACAATTGCAGCCCGTATCAAATCATTTTTCAACGCTTACCTGATCTCACTAATCTAAAAACATTTGGCTACTTAGCCTTTGCTAGCACCCTCACACAGGGTAGAACCAAACTAGATTTTCAATATAGAAAATATGTTTTTCTGGGATTCAAAGATGGTAACAAAGGTTACCTTCTATTCGACATTCACACAAGAGAAATATTCATTTCTCGGAATGTAATTTTCTACGAAAATCACTTTCCTTACCGTGTACATGCCACTTCTCCTGATTTTAACACTCTCGCTGAGTTGTCTGCTGACACTCGCGCCATAAATCAGGATCATCTATCATTTGCTAACACGAATCCTTTTGATTACAATTCATTCCATGCATTCCATTGATATGTGTTCTAATGCTCCCATCATGGCAGCTCAACATCCTATTAATCATTTATCTGTACCTCCTTCGGTTGAGAATTTCCCAAGCACATCTCAATCCCCACAGCATATCATTGATTCTCGCATTCATTTAGATAATTCTGTATTTGTTGCCATTCCTGTATCTGCATGTAGCAGGCCCTTTAGAGTTAGGAAACCTCCATCATACCTCAAGGACTATAATTGTATGTTAGTCAGCATAGGTTTAGTTCCTCCTTCTACTCAAAAGTATCTAATTTCTAACTACTTATCATACAATAAGctcaattacaattacaaatcCTTTTGTTTGGCCATCTCTTCTAATCCCGATCCTCGCACTTAAAATAACAGTGCAAAAGATAAATACAATGTGGATAATACACGACACCATAATTTTCTGCGTCATCCTTCTGTGTATCCCCCTCCACCTGCACGGATATGCTAATATATAATACATGTGACTTGATTCACTCATTCAACATACACTCAAGTTAGTTAGGAACTTATTGATTTAATTGATTAGCCTGTACATGCATTAGTTGTAACTAAAGTAATTAGTTAGTTAGCTCTTAGATATTTTTTACAAGTTGATTAAGTTAGTTGAAGGAATTGTTAATTAGCTGGACATGTATATATTTACATAATATAACTAACTGCAGTGGTTTTTTTTCCTACTTAATTCATTTTTCCCAATTCACATTCAATAAcccttttttccttttctctctttcttcatCTCAGTTCTTCGCTCCTGCTCTCTCTTTCTTTATGATTCTCCAACCTCTCATCTCCATTCATGCCTTCTCTCTGGAACTCACTCAACAGAAATTGATGAGAGCTCATCACCTCTGCGCACATTTCCACAATACATAGCAAAGTCATAGACTATCTTGTGGATCTACTTCCGATCCCTCTCAACAACCTCAGCACAAGTCACTAAGATCGCGTGCATGTGCCCTCTAGACCTCCACTGTACTATGGACTCACACTCGTCTAGTGGAACAAGTAATAATAAGTCACGAATTCGGTTCTCAGCCTCTTGCAAGTGGCGTACCCTGTCATCCATCTTTAATATTCTGGAATTAAATCCAATCATAACTCTCATAATACCAAATGCATTTTTAATAGTGTCGAATATTATCTAACATTCAAGTAGAAATATTACAATAATGAAGCATACCTAATTTAACTCTAATTAGTTCTTTAGATGTAAAATATATAAACTTTTATGATAGTTTAGAGAaacaaaaatgaattaaaaaattatatctatcttatttttaaataatttaaatagaatttgATTTAGTTGATTCTGTTGAATACATAATATTGATTAGAAGGCTTTTATACCTAACTAACACAAGACCAGATATTTGTTTTGCTGTGGGAAAATTAAGTCAGTACCTTGATTAGCCCAAAAAGAATCATATGAGTGCTGCTATCAGAATTTTGAAGTATCTCAAGGGTTATCCAGCAGCTGGTCTCCTATTTTCTTCTCATTCAGACAACAATGTCGTTGGATTCACCGACTCTGATTGGGCATCTTGCAGTGATTCCAGAAGATCAGTCTCTGGATATTGTCTTTTCTATGGATCAGCACTCATCTCATGAAAGAGTAAGAAACAAGCAACGGTAGCAAAATCATCCACTGAAGTTGAATATAGAGCTCTTGCTTCTGCAACTTGTGAGGCCCAAtggttatttaatttattcactGAATTGAAATTGCCTCTTACAAAATCCATAAACCTCTACTATGACAATTAATCTGCCCTTCACTTAGCTGCTAATCCTATCTTTCATGAAAGGACTAATCACATCGAAATTTATTACCATATTACAAGGGAGAAAGCTCAAATGGGACTGACCAGATTAGTGCCCATTAAGAGTAAAGAACAATTTGTAAATGTTCTCACTAAACCATTGCCTTCTAGACCTTTCTCCAAATTCTTTCCCCATATATTCATGGCATTTTTGGATTGCGAGGAGATATCACATGACTAGTAATCATTgatttttttcattcttcttcattctcaGCTTGCAGGAGGATATCACATAACTAATTCTACTATTAATTGCTATTAGTTATTAATTGCACATTCATATTTAATTCTGATTGTAATAAACTTGACATTGTTAGAGGATAAATTTGTAATTATAGGATTACAGCTGTAATTAGTTATTTTTGATAGAGTTTGTTAGAAGTgggaacaaaaataattatacattgtacaaatagATACGGTAGCTTATAAATTTTTTGATGTTCTTTCATTCAATGAAAATCACTCTTACcaaattcctttttcttctctcgTTCATCTCTCTCTCAGTTTTATAAAGACACACGAAAAAACACTTCTCTGAACTCACTTTTAACCATttgtaatgaatttttttatatttatattggaTTTGTTTGCTGAATTTATGCTACAACAatagttttatatatattagagacttattttttatttttgtatattgaagacttattttttattatttatatatgatgAATTATTATTTCAGCATTTTATATTGAGcagtaaaagttattttttatttaaaaaatcacaaatttaaatcgcttataatgaaattaaattttctaaaaaaaaaattatccaattCAAATTATATTGCATATAAATTAAGTATTTAAatcgaataatttttttatcttaaaatcaAACTGCATGGCAAATATATCTGCTAATTAGCTAATATGGTATTACTGTAACACGCGTGTAGCCTACTGATATTATTTTGGATTATCTCTGCTCAATAAACAAAAGTTCCAGCGACATAAACAACAGTATTCCAATGTAAATACTTTTGCATGAGGCAAGATAAAAATTCATAATATTTTGAAGTGTAAAATGTTTTTATGCCTAAAATTATTTActcaaatatattataaaatgttGCTTTATTGATAAAAGTACTTAAATATTTTACCATCTCAAAAATTATAAACATAACAAATACAACAAtagaaataaatataataaaaaagaattaggtggtaaaaataaaaatctaagtgtgtgtttggattacagttgaTAAATGagagtttgtataaaattgataaACTTGATTTGGATAAAAAAtaagtttgtgttaaagtgatttatgtttggcaatttttatatcaaaatggattatagtaaaataaatattatttggattacactactcaaaatcacttttagataaaaaattattaaaatagacatcaacttaaatactttttatatattatcttatcattttaatttaaatatttgaatagatcttattaattaaatttataataaaattaatatttatatactaaaataaaaataacatataaaaattgataaaatatatttttaattaaaactaacaaaatataaattttagaaagtactaagaataataaaaaaattaaatatttattttggtagtgattaaaataaataaaaaaattttgatgatattttttatatagtatatttttagtacttttagtactcttttttagtatgttataattttattattattattattatttacgattaattttttgttcaatttactttacctaataggattaataaattatattataaaaaataatacaaaaataatacaaaaaaattataattataaaaatatataatgtcaaataaatagttaacaaaaaataaaaataataaataatagaaaaaaatttatataaataaaaataataaaaatttcataaataatataataagatacgtaaaggataaagttggtaaaatataaataaagattGAATATTAATAGCTAAAAGTCTATTGATGAAATGCAAAAACTCAAATTTGTTACTTCttataaacatgaatttaaatgCAAAATTATTTGTacatttgtaaataaaaaatttgccaaataaaaaattaaaactttcaaaaaatctaaaattacttCTTCTCTTTCAACATATTTTCTAAATACAACCTAAATAGTAAAATAACCATAACGGGGACCATTGTTGAGGGAAGgtgtttttttggtgactaaatagaaaagaaagaaaaaagagacaaaaccaaattaattggctagagtcatatctaaatctattagatgttgaagctcattccatggttggctccaattcgagtgaatgtccgcgacagaagcagctgctttagccatacaatctgcaacactatttgcagtcctctgaattaaaagaatagagactctccaattccaattcataacctcctgaatatgctttgccaaatcccattccggaatatccttactaagcattctttggtttaccaagaaaagagcttctaaacagtctgtttcacaaataacctcacgaaatccactctcccaagcaagaagtaaacctctccaaattgcatacaattcagcaaaaagaacactgcacacttcgacttttccagtgcaacctttcaaccaacatccatcaggattgcgaataatacaaccaaaaccagcatagccagaaggagcaaaccaactagcatcacaattcaatttaacagaatgaactggaggtggaacccaatgcaaacaaagtgaaggaggagacagagattgatgcatagcaaaaatagtgtgaaactcccttactgaactacgaatcaaactcaccactttactagcactccatgaatcatctatattaaataagtcatgatttctgcttctccaaatccaccagatagtcgaaaagaaaagaaaagcatctCCACTCCTTGCACCTCTGTAGAGCCAATCATGTAAATTCGAGTTATCTGAATACAAGCTTAAAAGGGTCCAGACCTCCTTGGCACTAGGGCACTcccgaagacaatgaagaatggattcagaaccattctgacaccgatgacaggtgctagataaagctaaaccatgacccaaacgaaactctgctgtaggaatagcattatggagactgagccaaatcaagaacttatacttctcaggaatatgcagacgccatacccacaaccaattatcatgcTCATTCCAGCCAAAAGAACTGTACCCACTCCTAGCTGAGTAGAGTCTAGAAGATGCCACACCCCACGACCAACCCGAACTCTCTCCAGCATTCAAATCCGGATTATAAGCATTCAAATGCTGTTTGACATCTTCTGGAATGATAGAGAAAAtatcatggagattccattgactATCTTTCCAAATgtctctaatagttaaatcagagtcagatatatgtacaaaagggacatcttgagcaattgggccctcaatactccaattgtcaaaccaaaaagattgatcaagtgacccaaacgcaccaagagaaggcatccttaagagcaccaaaagcctttgagatactcttccaaacatgagaagcattgcaagggacagggccatctaaaactccctcattcctcagatacttcgccctcaatagagcaacccaaggcttgtcctgacaatgaaaaagttgccacaccaatttaccaagtaaagatatattaacacacgcagggtctctaacacccaggccaccaaatttttttggagtgatcacggtcctccaattaacaagagaaagacctctaccatcaacttgacccttccaaaggaactgtctcatcatagaagataatttatcgcaaacccaatttggaaaaaaggatacctgcatatgatagacaggaatggatgctgcaacagaattgatcaggcaaagtctccctgctttatttagaagccttcctttccaattagctaatcttcccctcaccttttcaatcaccgaatgaaaagaagccctactggtacggggatgattaaggttaactccaagatatcttcctaagtccaaagcaaaacgtattgaagaaacactagtaaaaatatctcttctacaagcagtcacatttttagaacaaaaagctttagaCTTTTCAAGATTCACTTTCATGCCAGATGCCTTGCAAAAAATATTAAGAGAATGCATGACCATTTGGACCTGACTTTTTGTAGCCTGGCAGAAGAGTaagagatcatctgcaaacatcgaatgagaaaattttgggccacccctagtgacagaaactggtttccacacaccctcgaccaccttatgagatatatagcaggcaagtctttccatacaaagcacaaataagtaagaagacattggatcgccctgtctaagcccccttctaggagcaaaactatccaatctattcccattccacaTAATAGAAAGAGAGGATGCACGGACACAagtcataatcaaattaacagtgatgataggaaaaccaaaagcaatgagagtactctccaaaaacctccaatccaccctatcataagctttttcaagatcaattttaaaagcaagagtacctttcttggattttgtgtgcttcatgaaattcaaaatttcttgggccacaataatattatcaggagcaccacgacccggaataaaacctccttgtaaaggactaacaatatctggaagaaaaggccgaagtcggttagtcaatactttggtgataattttataaacaacattacacaagctaataggcctgaaatccttcataaaggtaggattatcaattttaggaataagcacaatcagagtttccatgatgctaggatttaagaactctcccaaaaaagcgctccggacaatattccaaatctcagtgcctactatctcccaatattctttaaaaaaataagcttgaaagccatctggaccaggagccttaaaagggctcatactgaatactgctgacttgacttccgcaaaagagacagggtcaattaacctagcacaagccttagtgcttagagtgggcatcggaacatcccctaaacaatcaacctcaacctcttccgttgtaccaaagagattcttgtaaaaagagagggcttcttcctggagaatatctggatcagtagaccaagacccatctctaacatataatccatgtactctattatggtttctacgcaccaaagtctgaagatgaaagaatttagTGTTTCTATCCCCATACTTGACCCACTGCTCTCTAGATTTCTGGTACCAAAAAAGTTCCTCTTGCAATAAAAGCCTATTATAATCTTCCCTCAGTTCAGCTTCTTTAATTCTCAGAGATAACACATCGGTAACCTCCAAACGCCGTTGAATCTGATCAATCTGATATTCCAGCTTATTTTTTCGcacaaaaatatttccaaaaatctttgaGTTGAAGTCCAAAGAAGCCTGTTGAACCATCTTAAGCCTTTCAGTAACGCCTCCAAACTCTTGATTCCAAGCCTTACTAATAACATGTTTATAAGAAGGATGTGTTGCCCACGCAGCTTGGAACCTAAAAGGACGAGAACCTTTCACTCTGGGGCTACCATGATAACGAACTAaaataggacaatgatcagaatGAAGCCTGCTAAGAATTTCAGAATAACCCTCAGGAAACATTGACATCCACGCCTCATTAACTAGAGCTCTATCCAGCTCACAGTCATCTAGAGTAGTAGCTAATAGACTAGCTctgtgagaagaaaaataagcaccTGTACTCTCATCTGGTGCcacaatctcattaaaatcaccaatggcCATCCATGGTCTATTATGGCCTGAATTAATAGAACGCAAATGATCCCAAAGCATACATCTTTTTTCGAATTGAGGACTCCCATATACTGCACTACAAAGCCAAACTAAGTTACCCACACTCACTTTCACTGTGATACATTGGTCAATTTGATCAATAACCACACAAGAAGCATTAGCAATAGAAGATAGAAACCAAATGCCACCCCTGTGTCCTACTGCTTCCTCAATACCAACacaatgaaaacccaacttatcccaaaaaatttttaaattattaaacatggtatgagtctcaaagagaaagaagaaagatggtttATATATTCTCACCAAATTTTTGCAATGCACACGGGCCATCTTGTTAGACGCACCCCTCACATTCCAGGCTATGATATTGAAACTATCCataaaaaacagcaaaaaggGAGCTCCAATAACAAACCCGAGACTCAACATGTTGTCCCTGTCTTCGACAATCCTGCCTTTAATGGACTCTCAAGTGGCAGCCCAATTTTCTCCGTCGAAACTTGCACCATACCTGCCGTCGATGCTCCATCCTTATCTACTGGTGAATTCTGCAAAGAGTTTGGGCGAGGACGCTTTCGCACAGTGCCATTTGTTGTCTCACATTGCTGCTGATAATGAACATTGTGCCGGGTCCCCGAAGAAGCCACACTAACCGATTTTCCAATATTGATGCCCCTGCTTAATTTTACTTTGGATCCAGTAGCATGTGTTGTACGTTGGTGGTTAGGCCTTGTCCAAGTACTGGTAGCCTTGTTAGGAGTCTTCTTTGCTTTTGGTTGGACCTGATGGGTACTAGGAGAAGGCTTTTGACCCATTTTATACTTTCCTTTCCTAATCACTTGAGTCCAACCTTCCAAATCCTCATGTTGTGCATGGTCTACATAAACAGCATGCAAATCACTCTCCACCAAATCCGGGACAGTAACATTTACAGTCTCATCTCCAAGATTCTTGCCAAAATGAAAACTTGCCTTTTCCACATGCATTGGAttttttgaatttgagctttCTGACTGTTTTGCTACATCGCTGATCACCTTGGCATTAGTTCCTCCTCCTGCATTGCTGTCAGTCTTGCACACCTTCATATCATGACCAAACTTGAGACAGGAGCCACAAATAAGGTGAAGACTTTCATATTCAACCTCATATTCAACACCTTCAACAAGAATCTTCTTAGTCACTGGCAATCCTAAATCTATCTGAACACAGGCTCGAGCATATCGTCCTCTTTCAGCTAATTTTGTTGCCAAATCAACCTTAACGGGAATGCCAACTACAGCCGCAACACGGAGCATTGCATCTTCTTGGTAGCACCAAATTGGTAATCCAAAAATTCTAATCCACACTAAAGTTGCTCCAAAACAGTTTTCACTTGATCTAAACTCTTGGTCCCAAGGCTTCACAGCCACATAATTTCCCTCAATCATCCATGGACCTCCTAAGAGAACCTTTTCTCGCTCCTCAGCCACATCAAACTTCACAAGAAAGTAGTCAAATCCCacgtccaataaatcaaaacctcCCTTAATCCTCCATACCGTTCGGAGTTTATGAGACAATGCAGTGTAGCTATAATGTTTACCTAGCACCTTAATCACTATAGCATCCTTATAAGGTTCTGCCAAGCAATTCTTAGATTCTTGGGTAAATGTGACACTCGGTGGTAAGAGATCTCCTTGCTTCCCAGAAACTATCGCAATGTTATCTCCCGATAAAGTTTCAACAAGTGAAAAAGTTTTAGCAATCTTGGAACCCACAACTTTGTCCCTGAAAGAAACCTTCAAAGGTTTAAAAACTCCTCCCGAAATATGATCCTCCTTTTCTCCTGATGCAATCCCTCCCccgctctcccccttatctcttccgcCGACATTATCGGCTGCCTCGTTGAGGGAAGGTGTGAGAAAGATAAAATCATAATT
This region of Arachis hypogaea cultivar Tifrunner chromosome 8, arahy.Tifrunner.gnm2.J5K5, whole genome shotgun sequence genomic DNA includes:
- the LOC140174733 gene encoding uncharacterized protein gives rise to the protein MDVHQLANLLNQLSTLQAQISRVGASPVTDPVSPYFIHPDGSIRKPEPNDALYESWERSNTLVVSWINHSLSAEISASVIWNNVALDLWKDLKHRYCQGDRFRVAELEEEMYQMKQGELTVTAYFTKLKSIWEQLSSFRPVPDCVMCSETCKCGLDKMREYRDENYIMRLLRGLNKQYSNVRSNIMLMNPLPDVNTAFSLLTQQKK
- the LOC140174734 gene encoding uncharacterized protein, whose protein sequence is MADNVGGRDKGESGGGIASGEKEDHISGGVFKPLKVSFRDKVVGSKIAKTFSLVETLSGDNIAIVSGKQGDLLPPSVTFTQESKNCLAEPYKDAIVIKVLGKHYSYTALSHKLRTVWRIKGGFDLLDVGFDYFLVKFDVAEEREKVLLGGPWMIEGNYVAVKPWDQEFRSSENCFGATLVWIRIFGLPIWCYQEDAMLRVAAVVGIPVKVDLATKLAERGRYARACVQIDLGLPVTKKILVEGVEYEVEYESLHLICGSCLKFGHDMKVCKTDSNAGGGTNAKVISDVAKQSESSNSKNPMHVEKASFHFGKNLGDETVNVTVPDLVESDLHAVYVDHAQHEDLEGWTQVIRKGKYKMGQKPSPSTHQVQPKAKKTPNKATSTWTRPNHQRTTHATGSKVKLSRGINIGKSVSVASSGTRHNVHYQQQCETTNGTVRKRPRPNSLQNSPVDKDGASTAAWNVRGASNKMARVHCKNLLGFHCVGIEEAVGHRGGIWFLSSIANASCVVIDQIDQCITVKVSVGHNRPWMAIGDFNEIVAPDESTGAYFSSHRASLLATTLDDCELDRALVNEAWMSMFPEGYSEILSRLHSDHCPILVRYHGSPRVKGSRPFRFQAAWATHPSYKHVISKAWNQEFGGVTERLKMVQQASLDFNSKIFGNIFVRKNKLEYQIDQIQRRLEVTDVLSLRIKEAELREDYNRLLLQEELFWYQKSREQWVKDIWKDSQWNLHDIFSIIPEDVKQHLNAYNPDLNAGESSGWSWGVASSRLYSARSGYSSFGWNEHDNWLWIIFDTIKNAFGIMRVMIGFNSRILKMDDRVRHLQEAENRIRDLLLLVPLDECESIVQWRSRGHMHAILVTCAEVVERDRK